A genomic stretch from Shewanella woodyi ATCC 51908 includes:
- a CDS encoding valine--pyruvate transaminase, with protein sequence MQFSKFGEKFNRYSGITRLMDDLNKGLRTPGAIMLGGGNPGAIPEMLDYFHQATADMLENGELVSALGNYDGPQGKNTFLTALAALLKEQYGWDISEKNISLTNGSQSAFFYLFNLLAGKQLDGSHKKILLPLAPEYIGYSDAGLDEDIFISYRPEIEHLDNRMFKYHVDFEHLEVDDSVAAICVSRPTNPTGNVLTDTEIFKLDKLAQDNGIPLIIDNAYGTPFPNIIFEEVTPFWNKNTILCMSLSKLGLPGVRCGIVIANEEITQALTNLNGIISLAPGGFGPAIAKHMIDSGDLLRLSESVIKPFYQDRAKFAVSLLQESITDNRFKIHKPEGAIFLWLWFDELPISTMELYERLKARGVLIVPGDYFFFGQKEQSEEKWEHSHQCLRMNYVQDEAKMRDGIAIIAEEVIKAYANG encoded by the coding sequence ATGCAGTTTTCTAAGTTTGGTGAAAAGTTTAATCGTTACTCAGGTATTACCCGTTTAATGGATGATCTCAATAAGGGGCTGCGAACTCCGGGTGCCATTATGCTAGGCGGCGGTAACCCAGGTGCGATCCCTGAAATGCTGGATTACTTTCATCAAGCAACTGCTGATATGTTAGAAAATGGCGAGCTGGTATCAGCCTTAGGCAACTACGATGGCCCCCAAGGAAAGAATACATTTCTTACCGCACTCGCAGCACTTCTAAAAGAACAATATGGTTGGGATATTAGCGAGAAAAATATTAGCCTGACTAACGGCAGCCAAAGCGCTTTTTTCTACCTGTTTAATCTATTGGCGGGAAAACAACTTGATGGCAGCCATAAAAAGATCCTTCTGCCACTCGCCCCCGAATATATTGGTTACAGTGATGCCGGACTCGATGAAGACATTTTTATCTCCTACCGGCCTGAAATCGAACACTTAGATAACCGTATGTTCAAATATCACGTGGACTTTGAGCACCTTGAAGTTGATGATTCAGTGGCCGCTATCTGCGTCTCCAGACCAACAAACCCGACTGGCAACGTGCTGACCGACACAGAGATATTTAAACTCGATAAACTTGCTCAGGACAATGGCATTCCCCTAATTATCGATAACGCTTACGGTACTCCCTTCCCCAATATTATATTTGAGGAGGTGACGCCATTTTGGAATAAGAACACCATACTCTGCATGAGCTTGTCCAAACTTGGGTTACCTGGGGTTCGCTGCGGGATCGTGATTGCCAATGAAGAGATCACTCAAGCCCTGACCAATTTAAATGGGATCATTAGCCTCGCACCCGGTGGCTTTGGCCCCGCCATCGCCAAACATATGATTGACTCAGGCGATCTGTTGCGACTAAGTGAATCTGTCATTAAGCCTTTTTACCAAGACAGAGCCAAGTTTGCCGTCTCTTTATTACAAGAATCTATCACGGATAACCGTTTTAAAATCCACAAACCAGAAGGCGCTATCTTCCTCTGGTTATGGTTTGATGAGCTGCCAATCTCAACCATGGAACTCTATGAGCGATTAAAAGCGCGCGGTGTATTGATAGTTCCTGGTGATTATTTCTTCTTTGGCCAGAAGGAGCAGTCAGAGGAGAAGTGGGAGCATAGTCATCAATGCCTGCGCATGAACTATGTTCAAGATGAAGCCAAGATGCGAGATGGGATTGCGATTATCGCAGAAGAGGTGATAAAGGCTTACGCCAACGGTTGA
- a CDS encoding exonuclease SbcCD subunit D: MKFIHTSDWHIGRQLHNQSLLEDQRHVLAQIVELAVTHEVDGVIIAGDIYDRSIPPANAVALLDEVVNRLVNELKIPVIMIAGNHDGHERLGFASRQMRESGLHIIGPLKPTLTPIVLKGDTGDAVFYGLPYADPATVRHLFESEVSTHEQAMVELLEQVHKHDSQGLPKVVISHCFLDGGSESESERPLSIGGADKISPSLFTPFSYTALGHLHGPQFKGEPQVRYSGSILKYSFSEQHQKKSVTLVELTAEGEASIELLPLTAMRDVRIIEGELDTLLEAGKADLHRDDYLMVRLLDKRAILDPMGKLREVYPNVLHLERTGLMANNSQLAIGRDQIKKGELDMFTDFFSQVSGEPMSEAQQTVMVDTIDELHKQERTS; this comes from the coding sequence ATGAAATTTATCCATACATCCGATTGGCATATTGGCCGTCAACTTCACAACCAAAGTTTGCTTGAAGATCAGCGTCATGTACTGGCACAAATTGTCGAGTTGGCAGTGACTCATGAGGTCGATGGAGTGATCATCGCCGGAGATATCTATGACCGCTCAATTCCGCCTGCCAATGCGGTTGCCTTGCTCGATGAGGTGGTGAACCGTTTAGTCAATGAGTTGAAGATCCCTGTGATCATGATAGCGGGCAACCATGATGGTCATGAGCGTTTAGGTTTTGCTTCTAGGCAGATGAGAGAGAGCGGTTTACATATTATCGGGCCGCTTAAGCCCACACTGACTCCAATCGTACTGAAAGGAGATACCGGTGATGCGGTGTTTTATGGTCTGCCCTATGCCGATCCGGCGACGGTACGTCATCTGTTTGAGTCTGAGGTAAGCACCCATGAGCAGGCGATGGTTGAACTACTTGAACAGGTCCATAAGCACGATAGTCAAGGACTACCTAAAGTGGTGATCAGCCACTGTTTCCTTGATGGCGGTAGTGAGTCTGAATCTGAGCGCCCTTTGAGTATTGGCGGCGCGGATAAAATATCACCTTCACTGTTTACACCATTTAGTTACACGGCGCTGGGTCATCTTCATGGCCCTCAATTTAAAGGGGAGCCGCAGGTTCGTTACTCGGGCTCTATTTTAAAATACTCTTTCAGTGAGCAACACCAGAAGAAGTCGGTGACCTTAGTTGAGCTGACAGCTGAAGGGGAGGCGAGCATTGAACTGTTACCGTTAACGGCGATGCGTGATGTGCGCATTATCGAAGGTGAACTCGATACCTTATTAGAGGCTGGTAAAGCGGATCTTCACCGTGATGATTACCTGATGGTTAGATTACTCGATAAGCGGGCGATTTTAGATCCCATGGGCAAACTCAGAGAGGTATACCCTAATGTGTTGCATCTTGAACGTACTGGCTTAATGGCCAATAACAGCCAACTTGCTATTGGACGGGATCAGATCAAAAAGGGAGAGCTCGACATGTTTACTGACTTCTTCTCTCAAGTGTCTGGTGAACCTATGAGTGAAGCGCAACAAACTGTGATGGTTGATACTATCGATGAGCTACATAAGCAGGAGCGCACATCATGA
- a CDS encoding ribonuclease E inhibitor RraB: MQFPDDDNGKMLAAMSEAGIDLSKQLDVDFFLVFEDQRDAESATEELAGSDLEGEMELHLNDELGKWELIVCIKMVPEYQAIVDQELQLNGFAEEFGGATDGWGVMQHQEGDDEFADDDHECSDSCKH; encoded by the coding sequence ATGCAATTTCCAGATGATGATAACGGCAAAATGCTTGCCGCAATGAGTGAAGCTGGTATCGATCTGTCTAAGCAGCTTGATGTCGATTTCTTTCTTGTCTTTGAAGACCAAAGAGATGCGGAGTCGGCCACAGAGGAGTTGGCAGGTTCAGATCTTGAAGGTGAGATGGAGCTTCATTTAAATGATGAGCTAGGTAAGTGGGAATTGATTGTTTGCATTAAGATGGTTCCTGAGTATCAAGCGATTGTCGATCAAGAGCTACAGCTAAATGGTTTTGCCGAAGAGTTTGGTGGTGCAACTGATGGTTGGGGCGTGATGCAGCATCAAGAGGGCGACGATGAGTTTGCCGATGATGATCATGAGTGCAGCGACAGCTGTAAGCATTAA
- a CDS encoding GNAT family N-acetyltransferase, with the protein MLELYTDRLRLRTLRRDDMQDFLKVHQDPLINQYIAVPESETVLLEKFEHKLAPWHYDSGEWLTLSIEELGADRFIGFTGLYCSNLTLGHAEVGYMLATQGQGKGYASESLQAVIDWACLRFDVHKFIGTCAADNLASGRVLEKAGFKLEGVLRHNFKIKEQWIDDKVYGLLSEERSL; encoded by the coding sequence ATGCTCGAACTCTATACAGACAGGTTGAGGTTAAGAACACTCAGGCGTGATGATATGCAAGATTTTTTGAAGGTTCATCAAGATCCTCTGATAAATCAATACATCGCAGTGCCTGAGTCTGAAACTGTGTTGCTTGAAAAGTTCGAGCATAAATTAGCGCCTTGGCATTATGACTCAGGTGAGTGGTTAACACTGAGCATCGAGGAGCTAGGCGCTGATCGCTTTATCGGCTTTACTGGCCTGTACTGCTCAAACTTAACATTAGGGCATGCCGAAGTGGGTTACATGTTGGCAACGCAAGGCCAAGGTAAAGGTTATGCCAGCGAAAGCCTGCAAGCTGTTATCGACTGGGCGTGTTTACGTTTCGATGTGCATAAGTTTATTGGTACTTGTGCTGCGGATAACCTTGCTTCGGGGCGAGTGCTTGAGAAAGCAGGCTTCAAATTAGAAGGTGTGCTCAGGCATAACTTTAAAATTAAGGAGCAGTGGATTGATGATAAGGTCTATGGCTTACTAAGCGAAGAAAGATCGCTTTAA
- a CDS encoding TSUP family transporter, protein MGFELTYELVAILFAVAVLAGFIDSIAGGGGLLTIPALMWAGLPPTAALATNKLQACGGSFFASLYFIRKGMVKLSDMKLAILCAFIGSAIGTIAVQQIDTAFLEVLLPFLMLAIGGYFLFSKKISEDDKHQVFGPGLFALTAALGVGLYDGFFGPGTGSFFALAFVSLAGYGLAKATAHAKVLNFSTNIASLIFFALGGKVFWVLGGIMLVGQAIGATLGSKMVLTKGTKIIKPLVVTMSVAMSVKLLSNQYDLLFWL, encoded by the coding sequence ATGGGCTTTGAACTCACCTATGAGCTGGTTGCAATCCTGTTTGCAGTTGCCGTATTGGCAGGTTTTATCGACTCCATTGCCGGTGGCGGTGGTCTGTTAACCATTCCAGCATTGATGTGGGCGGGCCTGCCTCCTACGGCGGCTTTGGCCACCAACAAACTACAGGCCTGTGGTGGTAGTTTTTTTGCTAGCCTCTATTTCATCCGCAAAGGTATGGTGAAACTCAGTGACATGAAGTTAGCGATACTGTGTGCTTTTATCGGCTCTGCCATCGGTACTATCGCTGTGCAGCAGATAGATACTGCATTTTTAGAGGTGCTATTGCCATTTCTTATGTTGGCAATAGGTGGTTACTTTCTGTTTTCAAAAAAAATCAGTGAAGATGACAAGCACCAAGTATTTGGTCCTGGTTTGTTTGCCTTAACAGCCGCGCTTGGAGTTGGTCTCTATGATGGCTTTTTTGGACCAGGAACAGGCAGTTTCTTTGCTCTCGCGTTTGTCTCTTTAGCTGGATATGGGCTGGCGAAAGCGACAGCTCATGCTAAGGTGCTTAACTTCTCTACCAATATTGCATCTCTTATCTTCTTTGCCCTAGGCGGAAAAGTATTCTGGGTTTTAGGCGGTATCATGCTAGTGGGCCAAGCTATTGGGGCGACACTAGGCTCTAAAATGGTACTGACTAAAGGCACAAAAATCATCAAACCTCTAGTGGTCACTATGTCAGTTGCCATGAGCGTTAAGTTACTGTCAAATCAGTATGATTTGTTGTTTTGGCTATAG
- the gcvA gene encoding transcriptional regulator GcvA, translated as MHTEFPPLNALLAFESASRHLSFSHAADELFVTHGAISKQIKSLESYLGTPLFLRQHRKLALTDDAKRYLPQIQAALQTIKTATDEIKSHQMQSQTLAINVLPSLTINWLIPRMEEFKQRYPHLYVDLSIGDFTVNFEQSRCDIAIRSATQAPKEVNYLKLMDEDLCLVCAPLLMKELHSLDDINKMTLLKHTTRPELWPYWADKVGLTLTTEKKFGMEHFYMLSQAAVSGMGLALIPRFFIEKELADGSLVIPFDEGFTSPYTYYVITPKSQNLPLKAQAFIDWLLEIFAPYRSV; from the coding sequence ATGCACACAGAATTTCCGCCACTGAATGCACTTCTAGCCTTTGAGTCAGCATCAAGGCATTTGAGTTTTTCGCACGCTGCCGATGAGCTCTTTGTCACCCATGGCGCCATAAGTAAGCAGATTAAGAGCTTGGAGAGTTACCTCGGTACTCCGCTTTTTCTTCGCCAACATAGAAAGTTAGCGCTCACTGATGATGCCAAACGATACCTGCCACAAATTCAGGCTGCTTTGCAGACCATTAAGACAGCAACAGATGAGATAAAATCACATCAGATGCAATCACAGACCTTAGCGATTAATGTACTACCTAGCCTTACCATCAACTGGTTGATCCCGCGTATGGAGGAGTTTAAACAGCGCTATCCTCATCTTTATGTTGATCTCTCTATCGGTGATTTTACGGTTAATTTTGAGCAGAGCCGCTGCGATATCGCCATCAGAAGTGCAACCCAAGCGCCAAAAGAGGTTAACTACCTTAAATTAATGGATGAAGATCTCTGTTTGGTTTGCGCACCATTACTGATGAAAGAGCTTCACAGCTTAGATGACATTAACAAGATGACGTTACTGAAGCACACAACCCGCCCTGAACTTTGGCCCTATTGGGCAGACAAGGTCGGTTTGACCTTAACCACTGAAAAGAAGTTTGGTATGGAGCACTTCTACATGCTTAGCCAAGCAGCAGTAAGCGGAATGGGACTTGCACTCATTCCACGCTTTTTTATTGAGAAAGAGCTTGCCGATGGTAGCCTAGTGATCCCCTTTGACGAAGGCTTTACTAGCCCATATACCTATTATGTGATCACCCCAAAATCACAGAATTTGCCTCTTAAAGCACAGGCTTTTATCGATTGGTTGTTGGAAATATTCGCTCCTTATCGCAGTGTCTAA
- a CDS encoding AAA family ATPase, with amino-acid sequence MRPLRLAMSAFGPFASTQEVDFSALGTNPLFLINGPTGAGKTTILDAICFALYGKTTGDEREGSQMRCDVADDNLLTEVTFSFCLGEAQYRIRRVPEQDRAKKSGEGFTVQKPEAQLYRIEQDGTEHLLVASKVSEATAEIEQLTGLDADQFRQVMVLPQGKFRELLMADSKEREKIFSQLFQTQIYRKIEDKLKQQASTIRNDVKEQRARRDGIMQNVELESDEALNSELSQLTPQLEQALASKEQAKTALIEANKQCESAKLLISDFDTQAKLQQTAVLLAEQKVDIELRQSRIENGQKAQQIKPVLEVSQSRESEMLQTQSLVTQVQSAKLQSEQALTLAQAKFNTLGSEEGKLQKAQSEEMGLTQLRPQLQGLDNLQRELNQACIKLEQAKAKGIKGKEALSALQLERVTAELQVPQLEQQAAEQLNAQQALTAHQDTFERYQQWQLVAINADKTQQALLLAEEKGKQLRLDAKAKEHDFDQLQLIWHRGQASVLAQKLNPGEPCPVCGSAEHPSPALSEQSLPSEEQLELSKQACEAANQALNQVISDYKGIKAQLQEQVKLRDEYQSRLGEWSSHSADSLQAHQQQLQLQVNQANEAAQTLTKLRLQLQDSQARERGLQDKLEAEREHYHGLQSRASELQGKLEQVLGGIPEQYCSLEQLESAIAQVKQTLLAQQQIIDTIRQAHTQALEQDAAQKAALASAQSSFEQAQIQSDKAQAELSEHLLASGFKDKEALTHALLSSEELKLISDEIAQYQQSCIANQTSLNQLDEKLAAQVRPELTTLEAGLAVAQTKQGEAENSWQTLQSRVTQLTHTQKQLKEADDQAKKLEDEYAIIGTLSDVANGQTGNKISLQRFVLSVLLDDVLLEASQRLQLMSKGRYRLIRKEDRAKGNKASGLELEVEDAYTSKVRPVATLSGGESFMAALSMALGLSDVVQAYAGGIKLDTLFIDEGFGSLDQDSLDLAIRTLMDLQSAGRMIGVISHVSEMKEQIGTRIDILKTALGSKTSIVLP; translated from the coding sequence ATGAGACCCCTTAGGCTAGCAATGTCAGCATTCGGTCCCTTTGCCTCGACTCAAGAGGTCGATTTTTCAGCATTGGGGACTAATCCGCTCTTTTTAATCAACGGACCTACTGGTGCAGGTAAGACGACCATTTTAGATGCTATCTGCTTTGCTCTTTATGGTAAAACCACAGGTGATGAGCGCGAAGGCAGCCAGATGCGCTGCGATGTTGCCGATGATAATTTACTGACGGAGGTGACCTTTAGTTTTTGCTTAGGTGAGGCGCAGTATCGTATTCGTCGAGTGCCCGAACAGGATAGGGCTAAAAAAAGTGGTGAAGGTTTTACGGTGCAAAAGCCGGAGGCACAACTTTATCGCATAGAGCAAGATGGCACTGAGCATCTGCTGGTGGCAAGTAAAGTCTCTGAGGCAACCGCCGAGATTGAACAGCTTACTGGCTTAGATGCCGATCAATTTCGTCAGGTGATGGTTCTACCTCAGGGGAAGTTCCGCGAGCTGTTAATGGCGGACTCGAAAGAGAGAGAGAAGATATTTAGTCAGCTGTTTCAGACGCAAATTTATCGAAAAATTGAAGATAAATTAAAGCAGCAAGCATCGACGATTAGAAATGATGTCAAAGAGCAGCGGGCAAGACGAGATGGCATTATGCAAAATGTCGAGCTTGAGTCTGATGAGGCGTTAAATAGTGAGTTATCACAGCTAACGCCGCAGCTTGAACAAGCGTTAGCGAGTAAAGAGCAGGCAAAAACAGCATTGATAGAGGCTAATAAGCAGTGTGAGTCGGCTAAGTTGCTTATCAGTGATTTTGATACCCAAGCCAAATTACAGCAGACAGCAGTGTTACTCGCCGAGCAGAAAGTCGATATTGAGCTGCGACAATCCCGGATTGAAAATGGCCAAAAGGCGCAGCAGATAAAACCTGTGTTAGAGGTGTCACAATCTCGAGAGTCGGAGATGCTTCAAACCCAGAGCCTTGTGACACAAGTTCAATCTGCCAAGTTGCAAAGTGAGCAAGCTCTTACACTTGCCCAAGCTAAGTTTAATACTTTGGGCAGTGAGGAGGGTAAGCTACAAAAAGCCCAGAGTGAAGAGATGGGCTTGACCCAGTTACGTCCTCAACTTCAAGGCCTAGATAACCTACAAAGAGAGCTAAATCAAGCTTGTATTAAACTTGAGCAGGCAAAAGCGAAAGGGATAAAAGGCAAAGAGGCGTTAAGTGCGCTGCAACTTGAGAGAGTAACGGCTGAGCTGCAGGTTCCTCAACTTGAGCAGCAAGCAGCAGAGCAGCTGAATGCACAGCAAGCGTTAACCGCTCATCAGGACACATTTGAGCGTTATCAGCAGTGGCAACTTGTTGCCATTAATGCCGATAAAACTCAGCAAGCACTGTTGTTGGCTGAAGAGAAAGGTAAACAACTTCGTCTCGATGCTAAAGCAAAAGAGCATGATTTTGATCAGCTGCAACTTATCTGGCATCGTGGCCAAGCCAGTGTATTGGCACAAAAACTCAATCCAGGTGAGCCTTGCCCAGTATGTGGCAGTGCAGAACACCCCAGTCCCGCTTTGAGTGAGCAATCATTGCCCTCAGAGGAGCAGTTGGAGCTAAGCAAGCAGGCGTGTGAAGCGGCAAATCAAGCGTTAAATCAAGTTATCTCCGACTACAAAGGGATAAAAGCACAGCTGCAGGAGCAGGTGAAGTTAAGGGATGAATATCAATCTAGGCTAGGAGAGTGGTCGTCTCACTCAGCTGATTCATTACAGGCTCATCAGCAGCAGTTACAGCTTCAGGTCAATCAAGCTAATGAAGCGGCCCAAACACTCACCAAGCTTAGGTTACAACTACAAGACTCGCAGGCGCGGGAACGGGGGCTACAGGATAAACTTGAAGCCGAGCGAGAGCATTATCATGGACTACAAAGTCGTGCCTCTGAGCTTCAAGGTAAACTGGAGCAGGTGTTAGGGGGGATCCCAGAGCAATATTGCAGTTTAGAGCAGCTTGAGAGTGCTATAGCGCAAGTGAAGCAGACTCTTTTAGCGCAGCAGCAGATAATTGATACCATTCGCCAAGCTCACACCCAAGCGCTTGAACAAGATGCGGCGCAGAAAGCCGCGTTGGCGTCGGCTCAGTCAAGTTTTGAACAGGCTCAAATTCAAAGTGACAAAGCACAAGCTGAGCTAAGTGAGCACTTATTGGCGTCAGGTTTTAAGGATAAAGAGGCATTAACTCATGCTTTACTCTCGAGCGAAGAGTTGAAGCTGATTAGCGATGAGATAGCCCAATATCAGCAGAGCTGTATCGCTAATCAAACCTCCTTAAATCAACTCGATGAGAAGCTGGCCGCGCAAGTCAGACCTGAATTGACAACGCTTGAAGCTGGCTTGGCTGTCGCCCAGACTAAACAGGGAGAAGCAGAAAACAGCTGGCAAACTCTGCAGAGCCGTGTGACGCAACTAACACATACCCAGAAGCAGTTAAAAGAGGCGGATGATCAGGCGAAGAAGCTTGAAGATGAGTACGCCATTATCGGCACACTATCGGATGTGGCTAATGGACAAACGGGCAATAAGATAAGCCTACAACGTTTCGTGTTAAGTGTGCTGCTTGATGATGTTCTGCTTGAGGCGAGTCAACGTCTGCAGCTAATGAGTAAAGGGCGTTACCGCTTAATACGTAAGGAGGACAGGGCGAAGGGAAACAAAGCTTCTGGTTTAGAGCTGGAAGTGGAGGATGCTTACACCTCTAAGGTGCGACCCGTGGCGACATTAAGTGGCGGAGAGAGCTTTATGGCTGCATTGTCGATGGCATTGGGATTGTCTGATGTTGTGCAGGCTTATGCTGGTGGGATTAAGCTAGATACGCTGTTTATTGACGAAGGATTTGGCAGTTTAGATCAAGACTCACTGGATCTTGCTATTCGCACCTTGATGGACCTTCAATCTGCTGGACGTATGATTGGTGTTATCTCCCACGTCTCTGAGATGAAAGAGCAGATAGGCACACGTATCGATATCCTTAAAACCGCGCTTGGCAGTAAAACGTCGATAGTATTGCCCTAA
- a CDS encoding NERD domain-containing protein kinase family protein encodes MAKQISFGTPVNDAERWAFSLLADELPENYILLTNVEIPTKSGQAMEVDALVIGEWGVYVVDVKGYIGRLDAGLHAWSLDGREVDNSLAKANYVARVLAGNVKHTIPIGVYAPWCQGMVFVTGRKGEEIELEKQQGSLSIYTPKQIVAALTKEWGLTAPRSHQVTDEQKELVLQTIGQVALVEQRNNKIQDFTKLKCLFIQSGLEVWQAEYNPGDWTAPWLLKILIPTQFADQEQSLTHEQQLREEFKRLQALTGCSGVPYCAPLVQDGEQLVLPIRMPRGVPLNVLEIDSLTTYQLLEILRRSVSGLQQIHRRGYTVGGWTSNCLFVSDLGDVEFIDIKDNLTDNEDIKAYAEGFLHLALQTKQPRIYQWYQQAAKGETLDVDGLRCDLSALIDNGVCDTLPEKLNINVGAIIDHHYRLEQFIAATQTSQFWRATHIQGQFNCGVSVYSKVEAKWPTLSSLYRSLSKLHHPHVEKVLAFGQLPQSEELFIARAWEYGASLDEITNIELGQPVMWFTQLLSALQYMHQMDIYHGAICPKNIICNQEKAILVNFGIGLDIATSHYASQYADPLLWAAEGDAEKDLYGLVASFIATLTPLNLQGDGGQAGIIHALNSFDKAWFGEKTFDTCMKVLNFEFDAVPGANYLEDFDVVDSLV; translated from the coding sequence ATGGCAAAGCAGATAAGTTTTGGTACACCGGTCAATGATGCTGAGCGATGGGCGTTTTCGCTTCTGGCTGATGAGCTTCCTGAAAATTACATCTTACTGACCAATGTGGAGATCCCAACAAAGTCTGGGCAAGCGATGGAGGTTGATGCGCTGGTAATAGGGGAGTGGGGTGTTTATGTCGTCGATGTTAAAGGTTACATTGGCCGTTTAGATGCAGGTCTACACGCTTGGTCACTCGATGGACGTGAAGTCGATAATAGCTTAGCCAAAGCGAACTATGTCGCCCGTGTCCTTGCTGGAAACGTCAAGCACACTATTCCAATTGGCGTTTATGCCCCTTGGTGTCAAGGTATGGTATTTGTAACTGGCCGAAAAGGTGAAGAGATAGAGCTTGAGAAGCAGCAGGGCTCATTAAGTATCTACACGCCTAAACAGATCGTTGCCGCACTGACCAAAGAGTGGGGACTTACCGCCCCGCGAAGCCATCAGGTAACAGATGAGCAGAAAGAGCTTGTGCTGCAAACCATAGGTCAGGTCGCACTGGTTGAGCAGCGCAACAACAAGATACAAGACTTCACAAAGCTCAAATGCTTGTTTATTCAAAGCGGTTTAGAGGTGTGGCAAGCGGAGTACAACCCGGGCGATTGGACCGCACCTTGGCTGCTAAAAATACTGATCCCGACTCAATTTGCCGATCAAGAGCAATCATTAACACATGAGCAGCAGCTAAGAGAGGAGTTTAAGCGGCTTCAAGCATTAACTGGCTGCAGCGGTGTTCCCTATTGTGCGCCGCTTGTTCAAGATGGAGAGCAGTTAGTACTTCCTATCCGAATGCCCCGTGGCGTGCCGCTTAATGTGCTTGAAATCGACAGCCTGACCACCTATCAACTGCTTGAGATCTTAAGACGTTCTGTTTCAGGATTGCAGCAGATCCATCGACGTGGTTACACGGTAGGCGGTTGGACAAGTAACTGCTTATTCGTCTCGGATTTAGGAGACGTTGAGTTTATCGATATTAAAGATAATCTTACCGATAATGAAGATATAAAAGCCTATGCAGAGGGGTTCCTACACCTAGCTTTGCAGACAAAGCAGCCGCGTATCTACCAGTGGTATCAGCAAGCGGCTAAGGGAGAAACCTTAGATGTTGATGGTTTAAGGTGTGATCTCTCTGCCCTTATTGATAACGGGGTGTGCGACACCTTGCCTGAAAAGCTTAATATTAATGTGGGCGCCATAATCGATCACCACTATCGACTCGAGCAGTTTATTGCCGCGACTCAAACGAGTCAGTTTTGGCGAGCGACCCACATTCAAGGTCAATTTAATTGTGGTGTTTCGGTTTACAGTAAAGTGGAGGCCAAATGGCCAACCTTAAGCAGCCTATACCGAAGCCTCTCTAAGTTGCACCATCCGCATGTTGAAAAGGTACTGGCGTTTGGGCAACTTCCTCAAAGTGAGGAGCTGTTTATTGCCAGAGCGTGGGAGTATGGAGCGTCACTCGATGAGATAACCAATATTGAGTTAGGTCAACCTGTGATGTGGTTTACTCAACTACTGTCGGCCTTACAGTATATGCATCAGATGGATATCTATCATGGTGCCATCTGTCCAAAAAACATCATATGTAATCAAGAAAAAGCGATATTGGTTAACTTTGGGATTGGGCTGGATATTGCCACAAGCCATTACGCAAGTCAGTATGCGGACCCTCTACTGTGGGCGGCAGAGGGCGATGCAGAGAAAGATCTTTATGGGCTAGTTGCCAGCTTTATCGCCACCTTAACGCCGCTAAACCTGCAAGGGGATGGAGGACAAGCGGGTATTATCCACGCATTGAACTCTTTCGATAAAGCGTGGTTTGGTGAAAAGACCTTTGATACTTGCATGAAGGTCTTAAACTTTGAGTTTGATGCTGTTCCTGGGGCAAATTATCTTGAAGACTTCGATGTGGTCGACAGCTTAGTCTAG
- a CDS encoding RNA-binding S4 domain-containing protein, whose product MTAQIETLALLPGEEYIELYKILKVQSMIGGGGEAKFVIGEGMVTVDGEVETRKRKKVRAGEVVAFNGESVQIVAAP is encoded by the coding sequence GTGACAGCACAAATTGAAACCTTGGCACTATTGCCGGGTGAAGAGTACATCGAGCTCTATAAGATATTAAAAGTCCAATCTATGATTGGCGGTGGCGGAGAAGCTAAGTTCGTTATCGGTGAAGGCATGGTGACGGTTGACGGTGAGGTTGAGACCCGTAAGCGTAAGAAGGTCAGAGCTGGTGAAGTAGTAGCCTTTAATGGTGAGTCAGTTCAAATCGTAGCAGCACCTTAG
- a CDS encoding peptidylprolyl isomerase: protein MVQATARHLLVSSEEKCEALKQEIMGGADFADVAKANSSCPSGAQGGDLGSFGPGMMVKEFDEVVFSAPLNEVQGPVKTQFGYHLLEVTSRG from the coding sequence ATGGTACAAGCTACAGCAAGACATCTGCTAGTAAGCAGCGAAGAGAAATGTGAAGCACTTAAGCAAGAGATCATGGGCGGTGCAGATTTTGCTGATGTAGCTAAAGCGAACTCATCTTGCCCATCAGGTGCCCAAGGTGGCGATCTTGGCTCTTTCGGCCCAGGTATGATGGTTAAAGAGTTTGATGAAGTTGTATTCAGTGCGCCATTGAACGAAGTTCAAGGACCTGTAAAAACTCAGTTTGGTTACCACCTACTTGAAGTAACAAGTCGCGGTTAA